In one window of Arctopsyche grandis isolate Sample6627 chromosome 6, ASM5162203v2, whole genome shotgun sequence DNA:
- the LOC143912620 gene encoding uncharacterized protein LOC143912620, producing MTTETANQSQTDASTAFLRAARAGQLDKILALLNQDVDINVSNANGLNAMHLASKDGHSEVVSVLLQRGAHIDAATKKGNTALHIAALAGQEAVVRLLVQSGAQVNIQSQNGFTPLYMAAQENHDGVVKFLLANGANQSLATEDGFTPLAVAMQQGHEKVVAVLLEADTGRVRLPALHIAAKKDDCKAAALLLENDHNPDVTSKSGFTPLHIAAHYGNEAVAKLLLTKGADVNCAAKHNICPLHVAAKWGKANMVALLAESGAQVEARTRDGLTPLHCAARSGHEHVVDMLLERGAPISGKSKNGLAPLHMAAQGDHSDAARILLYHRAPVDDLTVDYLTALHVAAHCGHVKVAKLLLDRNADANARALNGFTPLHIACKKNRIKVVELLLKYGASISATTESGLTPLHVAAFMGCMNIVIYLLQHEASPDVPTVRGETPLHLAARANQTDIIRILLRNGAAVDARAREMQTALHIASRLGNVDIVLLLVQHGAQLDALTADNYNALHIAAKQHNHEVAAVLLEHGAPPNAVTKKGFTPLHLAAKYGNLKVANLLMSQKGAELDPRGKNGVTPLHVAAQYKHHAVATALLEKGADPKAAAKNGHTALHIAARKNQMETAAALMERGAVVDAESRAGCTPLHLAAHQGHAEMCSLLMEQGAEAGKRARSGLAALHLAAQEDHVPVAKILVNNGAKVDVCTKGGYTPLHVASHFGQTNMVKFLLESGADVQATTCHGYTALHHAAQQGHINIVNLLLEHKADANATTNNGQTPLDIAQRLGYVTVMDTLKGVSESSPSSLPKDDKYKPVAPETMYETFMSDSEEEGGEDTMLTDQPYRYLTVDDMKSLGDDSLPIDVTRDERVESVIGTKNVMDVSQDSTTSGPPYVIDELTTAKTVNHLYNAELMKEGYCYNVDATQPNFLVSFLVDARGGALKGCRGGGVRVIVPPLSAQQPTRITCRYVRSQRVSHMPPLMEGEALASRVLELGPVSAKFIGPIILEVPHFASLRGKEREIVILRSDNGTTWREHAVEAADCTVQDILSDTLDIDGILKPPEEPGAPPARVTRILTHDFPQYFAVISRIRQEVHAIGPEGGMVSSSVVPQVQAVFPQGALTKKIKVGLQVNLFRPRSCAKQAQAQLKKITVNNVAKKKRFSLVW from the exons aCGGACGCTAGTACGGCTTTCCTGAGAGCTGCTCGAGCTGGACAGCTGGATAAGATCTTAGCATTGTTAAATCAGGATGTCGACATCAACGTCAGCAATGCT AATGGCCTCAACGCTATGCACTTGGCTAGCAAAGATGGCCATTCCGAAGTGGTCAGCGTCCTTTTACAAAGAGGAGCACACATAGATGCTGCTACGAAAAAAGGAAATACAGCTCTCCACATAGCAGCTTTGGCCGGCCAAGAAGCAGTCGTCCGCCTCTTGGTACAAAGCGGAGCCCAg GTCAACATACAATCGCAAAATGGCTTCACTCCCTTGTATATGGCAGCTCAAGAAAATCATGACGGCgttgttaaatttttattggCAAATGGTGCAAATCAAAGTTTAGCCACCGAG GATGGATTCACTCCATTGGCGGTGGCGATGCAGCAAGGCCATGAGAAGGTGGTTGCAGTGCTTTTAGAAGCAGATACTGGCAGAGTTAGATTACCAGCATTACACATTGCTGCCAAAAAAGACGACTGCAAAGCGGCTGCTCTTTTGCTTGAA aacGATCATAATCCAGATGTTACATCAAAGTCTGGATTCACTCCTTTGCATATAGCTGCTCACTATGGAAACGAAGCAGTAGCAAAGTTACTTCTGACCAAAGGGGCAGACGTTAATTGTGCAGCTAAACACAACATTTGTCCGCTTCACGTAGCTGCCAAATGGg GTAAAGCCAACATGGTTGCACTCCTAGCAGAAAGTGGAGCTCAGGTGGAAGCTCGCACAAGAGATGGCCTAACTCCACTGCATTGTGCCGCTAGATCTGGTCACGAACATGTAGTGGATATGCTGCTGGAGCGTGGAGCTCCTATAAGTGGTAAAAGTAAG aaCGGATTAGCGCCATTGCATATGGCAGCTCAAGGAGATCACTCAGATGCAGCGAGAATACTTTTGTATCACCGAGCACCAGTGGACGATTTAACTGTAGACTATTTAACCGCTTTACATGTGGCCGCACACTGCGGTCATGTTAAAGTTGCTAAGTTACTTTTAGATAg AAATGCTGATGCCAACGCAAGAGCTTTGAATGGCTTTACCCCACTTCATATAGCTTGTAAGAAAAATAGAATTAAAGTGGTCGAGCTATTGCTCAAATATGGAGCAA gTATATCGGCCACGACTGAATCAGGGTTAACTCCATTACATGTAGCCGCATTTATGGGATGtatgaatattgtaatctatCTCTTGCAACACGAAGCAAGTCCCGATGTTCCAACTGTACGAGGAGAAACACCACTACATCTTGCTGCTAGAGCTAACCag ACTGATATTATCCGAATATTGCTACGAAATGGCGCAGCTGTGGATGCTAGAGCTCGCGAGATGCAAACCGCTTTACATATTGCGTCCCGACTAGGAAATGTCGACATTGTACTCCTTCTCGTACAACATGGTGCCCAATTAGACGCTCTCACAGCTGATAACTACAACGCTTTACATATTGCTGCAAAGCAACATAATCACGag GTGGCTGCAGTTTTACTGGAGCACGGTGCCCCACCAAATGCTGTCACAAAGAAAGGATTCACTCCATTGCACTTGGCAGCCAAGTATGGTAACTTGAAAGTGGCCAACTTACTCATGTCTCAGAAGGGTGCCGAATTAGACCCCAGGGGCAAGAATGGTGTTACACCATTGCACGTAGCTGCACAGTACAAACATCACGCTGTAGCTACAGCTCTTCTGGAAAAAGGCGCTGATCCAAAA GCTGCAGCTAAGAACGGTCATACAGCACTTCATATAGCTGCCCGGAAGAATCAAATGGAAACGGCTGCTGCTTTAATGGAACGTGGAGCAGTAGTCGATGCTGAATCTCGCGCTGGCTGTACACCTTTGCATTTGGCAGCTCATCAA GGTCACGCAGAAATGTGTTCGCTATTGATGGAACAAGGTGCAGAAGCTGGTAAACGAGCTCGTAGTGGTCTCGCTGCTCTTCATTTGGCAGCTCAAGAAGATCATGTACCAGTTGCTAAAATACTGGTCAACAATGGTGCAAAG GTTGATGTGTGCACAAAAGGAGGCTATACACCGTTGCATGTGGCTAGTCACTTTGGACAAACAAACATGGTTAAGTTTCTTTTGGAGTCTGGTGCTGATGTTCAGGCAACTACATGTCATGG atATACTGCTCTCCACCATGCAGCTCAACAGGGTCATATAAACATAGTGAACTTATTATTGGAGCACAAAGCAGATGCTAATGCAACtactaat AATGGACAGACCCCGTTAGATATAGCCCAACGTCTTGGTTACGTGACAGTGATGGATACTTTGAAAGGAGTTTCTGAATCTTCACCATCTAGTCTACCAAAAGATGACAAGTATAAACCAGTTGCACCAGAAACTATGTACGAAACTTTTATGTCTGATTCTGAAGAAGAAGGAG gaGAAGACACAATGTTAACTGATCAACCGTATCGATATCTCACCGTTGATGACATGAAATCTCTGGGTGATGATTCTTTACCAATTGACGTTACCAGGGATGAGAGAGTAGAGTCTGTAATCGGGACCAAAAATGTTATGGACGTTTCACAAG ATTCTACTACAAGCGGCCCACCATATGTTATAGATGAGTTGACAACAGCAAAGACAGTCAATCATTTGTACAATGCTGAACTAATGAAAGAAGGATATTGCTATAACGTAGATGCCACTCAGCCAAA CTTTTTGGTATCCTTTTTGGTGGACGCTCGTGGTGGAGCATTGAAGGGTTGCCGAGGAGGTGGAGTTCGAGTCATTGTTCCTCCACTGTCAGCTCAACAGCCCACTAGGATCACTTGCAG atatgtacgaTCACAGCGTGTAAGTCATATGCCACCGTTGATGGAAGGTGAAGCTTTGGCTAGCCGAGTCCTAGAACTTGGACCAGTATCTGCTAAATTTATTGG ACCTATCATATTGGAAGTACCGCATTTTGCATCCCTTCGTGGAAAGGAGAGGGAAATTGTGATTTTGCGATCCGACAATGGAACAACATGGCGAGAGCATGCCGTGGAAGCTGCTGATTGTACAGTACAAGATATATTGAGCGACACGTTAGATATAGATGGTATTCTTA AGCCTCCAGAAGAACCAGGTGCTCCCCCAGCACGAGTGACACGAATTCTGACCCACGATTTTCCACAATACTTTGCAGTTATCTCTAGAATTCGTCAAGAAGTTCATGCGATTGGTCCAGAAG GTGGAATGGTATCCAGCTC